One genomic segment of Bombina bombina isolate aBomBom1 chromosome 4, aBomBom1.pri, whole genome shotgun sequence includes these proteins:
- the B3GNT7 gene encoding UDP-GlcNAc:betaGal beta-1,3-N-acetylglucosaminyltransferase 7 has translation MRADLANTAVVRQPETREAHTPLLNGGRKNRIFLIPAAVKKTLQPDRWDLRGGQFAVLLDSTRGITGIYRAVSLNMLRSAICAQHRPLSDLVDMAYTQITKWTILLCFVKITASSVSTGLTNRRKGRKIVYKSLCLSFCLVIALTVLQRGTAPGLFMEGSLKFSGSGSQELMNAQKRDTHPIPSSFWANKVKKQVAHDLLSTESSTVEWDVNSINCTTNWNLTHLDWFKTIEPNFQQFLLYRHCRYFPIIINNPQKCSDDVELLIVVKSIITQHDRREAIRKTWGKEKEVDGKKVRTLFLLGTAMKEEERANYQKLLEFENLIYRDILQWNFLDSFFNLTLKEVHFLKWMTIYCHGVKYIFKGDDDVFVSPDNILEYLSINETPDLFVGDVLFKAYPIRKKENKYYIPTALYNKTSYPPYAGGGGFLMAGPLVKRLYKASESLELYPIDDVFLGMCLEVIKVSPIKHEGFRTFGIVKNKSSKMNREPCFFKSMMVVHKLLPDDLMHMWKLVHSNLTCSRKLNIL, from the exons ATGAGAGCCGATCTCGCCAACACTGCTGTTGTGCGGCAACCTGAGACACGAGAAGCGCATACTCCTTTACTAAATGGAGGCCGCAAAAACAGGATCTTCCTCATCCCAGCTGCCGTTAAGAAGACCCTACAGCCTGACAGATGGGACCTGAGAGGGGGACAGTTTGCGGTGCTGCTTGATTCCACCAGGGGCATTACTGGCATCTACAGAGCCGTCTCATTGAATATGCTGCGGTCCGCTATTTGTGCGCAACACCGTCCACTGAGTGACCTAGTTGACATGGCCTACACTCAGATCACAAAG TGGACCATCCTCTTATGTTTTGTGAAAATAACAGCATCTTCAGTCTCCACAGGTTTGACAAATAGAAGAAAAGG GAGGAAAATCGTTTATAAAAGTTTATGCCTCTCCTTCTGCCTAGTGATTGCACTGACTGTCCTGCAGAGAGGGACAGCTCCAGGACTATTCATGGAGGGATCACTAAAGTTTTCCGGATCCGGATCACAGGAGCTTATGAATgctcaaaagagggacacccatcCAATCCCTAGTAGTTTTTGGGCAAACAAGGTGAAGAAACAGGTTGCACATGATCTTCTGAGCACTGAGAGCAGCACTGTAGAGTGGGATGTAAACTCTATCAACTGCACAACAAACTGGAACCTCACACATTTGGATTGGTTCAAGACAATAGAACCAAACTTCCAGCAGTTCTTGCTTTATCGACATTGTAGATATTTCCCTATCATTATTAACAATCCACAGAAATGCAGTGATGATGTCGAGCTTCTCATTGTGGTGAAATCAATTATCACACAACACGACCGCAGGGAGGCTATCCGCAAGACCTGGGGGAAGGAAAAGGAGGTGGATGGCAAGAAAGTGAGAACTTTATTCCTTTTAGGAACAGCCATGAAGGAAGAGGAGCGGGCCAATTATCAGAAACTCCTTGAGTTTGAGAACTTGATATATCGGGATATTTTGCAATGGAACTTCCTTGATTCTTTCTTTAATCTGACCCTCAAAGAGGTTCACTTCCTTAAGTGGATGACCATCTACTGTCATGGGGTGAAATACATCTTCAAAGGGGATGATGATGTTTTTGTTAGCCCAGATAACATCCTGGAATATCTTAGCATCAACGAAACACCTGACCTATTTGTGGGAGATGTTCTTTTCAAAGCTTATCCCATCCGCAAGAAGGAGAACAAGTATTATATTCCCACTGCTCTTTATAACAAAACCAGCTACCCACCATATGCTGGAGGTGGGGGTTTCCTTATGGCAGGTCCATTAGTGAAGAGGTTGTATAAAGCATCAGAGAGCCTAGAGCTGTACCCCATTGATGATGTATTTCTCGGGATGTGTTTGGAGGTTATCAAAGTCAGTCCAATTAAGCATGAAGGGTTCAGAACTTTTGGCATTGTAAAAAACAAGAGCAGTAAGATGAACAGGGAGCCATGTTTCTTCAAGAGCATGATGGTGGTACACAAACTTTTACCAGATGATTTAATGCATATGTGGAAACTTGTTCATAGTAATTTGACCTGTTCAAGAAAATTAAACATCCTTTAG